A genome region from Dickeya dadantii NCPPB 898 includes the following:
- the cobB gene encoding Sir2 family NAD+-dependent deacetylase has translation MHSRQRLHRFRQRKRLRHQRLCARIFHLDYLVVKNVNKPRVVVLTGAGISAESGIRTFRASDGLWEEHRVEDVATPEGFHRDPQTVQNFYNQRRRQLQQPEIMPNAAHLALAELEAALGDHFLLVTQNIDNLHERAGGKRIIHMHGELLKVRCSQSGQVFEWTGDVSADERCHCCQFPAPLRPHVVWFGEMPLEMEHIYHALSEADLFVAIGTSGHVYPAAGFVHEARVHGAHTVELNLEPSQVQSQFDEHIYGPASKVVVEFVRTWLARHSLASSA, from the coding sequence ATGCACTCGCGTCAGCGATTACACCGTTTTCGGCAGCGAAAGCGTCTCCGTCATCAGCGTTTGTGTGCCCGCATTTTTCATCTTGATTATCTGGTGGTCAAAAACGTGAATAAACCACGTGTTGTTGTCCTTACCGGAGCAGGGATTTCTGCCGAATCCGGTATTCGCACGTTTCGTGCCTCGGATGGACTGTGGGAAGAGCATCGGGTGGAGGATGTCGCCACTCCGGAAGGGTTTCATCGCGATCCGCAAACGGTGCAGAATTTTTATAACCAGCGTCGCCGCCAGCTACAACAGCCGGAGATTATGCCCAACGCCGCACATCTGGCGCTGGCGGAACTGGAGGCGGCGCTCGGCGATCATTTCCTGCTGGTCACCCAGAACATTGACAATCTGCATGAACGCGCCGGTGGTAAGCGCATCATCCACATGCATGGCGAACTGTTGAAAGTGCGTTGCAGCCAGAGCGGGCAGGTTTTTGAGTGGACGGGCGATGTTTCGGCGGACGAGCGTTGCCACTGCTGCCAGTTTCCGGCGCCGTTGCGCCCGCACGTGGTGTGGTTTGGCGAAATGCCGCTGGAGATGGAACACATTTATCATGCGCTGTCGGAAGCCGACCTGTTTGTTGCCATCGGCACCTCGGGCCATGTCTATCCGGCTGCCGGCTTTGTGCACGAAGCGCGAGTGCACGGCGCACATACGGTGGAACTGAACCTGGAACCCAGCCAGGTGCAGAGCCAGTTCGACGAACACATCTATGGCCCTGCCAGCAAGGTGGTGGTGGAGTTCGTTCGCACCTGGCTGGCGCGGCACTCGCTGGCGTCATCAGCCTGA
- the lolE gene encoding lipoprotein-releasing ABC transporter permease subunit LolE, which yields MTFPPLSLLIGLRFSRGRRRSGMVSLISVISTLGIALGVAVLIVGLSAMNGFERELNNRILAVVPHGEIEAANQPFRDWQPLLPKIERVPGVAAAAPYVSFTGLLENGASLKAIQFKGVDPQQELKLSALPQFVQDNAWSRFHAGAQQVIIGKGVADALGVKNGDWVTVMIPNSDPQMKLLQPKRIRLQVAGILQLSGQLDHSLALVPLADAQQYLELGDGITGIAIKAQDVFAAQKLVHDAGEATNVYVYIRSWVGTYGYMYRDIQMIRTIMYLAMVLVIGVACFNIVSTLVMAVKDKSSDIAVLRTLGAGDGLIRAIFVWYGLLAGLLGSVVGTVAGIVVTLQLTPLIRGLETLTGHRFLSGDIYFIDFLPSELHMLDVIIVLVTSLVLSLIASWYPARRASRIDPARVLSGQ from the coding sequence ATGACCTTTCCTCCGCTTTCGCTGCTGATCGGGCTACGTTTCAGCCGCGGGCGCCGCCGCAGCGGCATGGTGTCGCTGATTTCGGTGATTTCCACCCTTGGTATTGCGCTCGGCGTGGCGGTGCTGATCGTCGGTCTGAGCGCGATGAATGGTTTCGAGCGCGAGCTAAACAACCGCATTCTGGCCGTGGTACCGCATGGTGAAATCGAAGCGGCCAACCAGCCGTTCCGGGACTGGCAACCGCTGTTGCCGAAGATTGAACGCGTTCCCGGCGTCGCCGCCGCGGCGCCTTACGTCAGTTTTACCGGGTTGCTGGAAAACGGCGCCAGCCTGAAGGCGATCCAGTTCAAAGGCGTGGATCCCCAACAGGAACTGAAACTTAGCGCGCTGCCGCAGTTCGTGCAGGATAACGCCTGGTCGCGTTTTCATGCCGGCGCACAGCAGGTCATTATCGGTAAGGGTGTGGCGGATGCGCTGGGCGTGAAAAACGGCGACTGGGTTACCGTGATGATCCCCAATAGCGACCCGCAGATGAAACTGCTGCAGCCGAAGCGCATTCGGTTACAGGTGGCGGGCATTTTGCAATTGAGCGGTCAGTTGGATCACAGCCTGGCGCTGGTGCCGCTGGCCGATGCCCAGCAGTATCTGGAACTGGGTGACGGCATCACCGGTATCGCCATCAAGGCACAGGATGTGTTTGCCGCCCAGAAGCTGGTGCATGACGCGGGCGAGGCGACCAATGTCTATGTTTATATTCGCAGCTGGGTCGGTACTTACGGCTATATGTACCGCGATATCCAGATGATCCGTACCATCATGTACCTTGCTATGGTGCTGGTCATCGGCGTGGCCTGCTTCAACATCGTTTCCACGCTGGTGATGGCGGTGAAGGACAAGAGCAGCGATATCGCTGTGTTAAGGACGCTGGGCGCGGGCGACGGCCTGATCCGCGCCATTTTTGTCTGGTACGGTTTGCTGGCCGGGCTGCTCGGCAGCGTGGTGGGTACCGTGGCGGGTATTGTGGTCACGCTACAGCTGACGCCGCTGATTCGCGGCCTTGAAACGCTGACCGGCCACCGTTTTCTGTCCGGCGATATTTATTTCATCGATTTTCTGCCGTCGGAACTGCATATGCTGGATGTGATTATCGTGCTGGTCACCTCGCTGGTGCTGAGCCTGATTGCCAGTTGGTATCCGGCCCGCCGCGCCAGCCGTATCGATCCGGCCCGGGTATTGAGCGGCCAGTAA
- the nagK gene encoding N-acetylglucosamine kinase, translating into MYYGFDIGGTKIELAVFDADLQRIWQKRIPTPRDDYDRLLRALLTLTEEADALIGGRGWVGVGVPGMENTDDGTLFAANLPAAMGRPLRADLSRLLQREVRLSNDANCFALSEAWNEAFRSYPVVLGIILGTGMGGGLVVNGQVVDGKNGIAGEFGHFRLPIDALDILGETIPRVKCGCGRVGCVENYLSGRGFEWLYAHFSRRTLSAPEIIAAFYAGDPQAQAHVDRYLALLAVCLGNLLTLVDPHLVVLGGGLSNFDEIYRQLPHRLPGSLLPVARVPRIEKAHYGDAGGVRGAALLHLMGQTAPRQSL; encoded by the coding sequence ATGTATTACGGTTTTGACATCGGAGGCACCAAGATCGAGCTGGCGGTGTTTGACGCCGATCTACAGCGCATCTGGCAAAAGCGAATTCCCACTCCCCGGGACGATTATGATCGTCTGCTGCGCGCCTTGCTAACCCTGACCGAAGAAGCCGACGCGCTGATCGGCGGGCGCGGGTGGGTCGGCGTCGGGGTGCCCGGTATGGAGAATACCGACGACGGTACTTTGTTCGCCGCGAATCTGCCCGCCGCCATGGGGCGACCGTTGCGCGCCGATCTCAGCCGGTTGCTGCAACGCGAGGTTCGGCTCAGCAACGACGCCAACTGTTTTGCGCTCTCGGAAGCCTGGAACGAGGCGTTTCGCTCCTATCCGGTGGTACTGGGGATTATTCTCGGCACCGGCATGGGCGGCGGTCTGGTGGTCAATGGGCAGGTGGTGGACGGGAAGAATGGCATCGCCGGTGAATTCGGTCATTTTCGTTTGCCGATTGACGCGCTGGATATTCTTGGCGAGACGATTCCACGCGTAAAATGTGGCTGCGGCCGTGTCGGTTGTGTGGAAAACTACCTCTCCGGGCGCGGATTTGAATGGTTGTACGCGCATTTCAGCCGGCGCACGCTGTCGGCACCGGAGATTATTGCGGCGTTCTACGCCGGCGATCCACAGGCGCAGGCGCATGTGGATCGCTATCTGGCGTTGCTGGCGGTGTGTCTCGGCAATCTGCTGACGCTGGTCGACCCGCATCTAGTGGTGCTGGGAGGCGGCTTGTCGAATTTTGACGAGATTTATCGCCAACTGCCGCATCGATTGCCGGGCAGTCTGTTGCCGGTGGCCCGCGTACCGCGTATTGAGAAAGCCCATTATGGCGATGCGGGCGGCGTACGCGGCGCGGCATTGCTACACTTGATGGGTCAGACGGCGCCGCGCCAATCTCTATGA